Genomic window (Tardiphaga sp. vice304):
CGGAATCGCCCGCCAGCATGCCGATGAAAAGAAAGAACAGCAGCAACGGCGCGCCGAAGCGCAGCGCAAGCAGGCTCGACAGCATCCCGGCCATCACCAGCACGCTGCCGAGCAGAATGGAAAGGCTGACTGAATCGAGTGAGGCCATGAGACTCCGCGGTGAAAGGATGCACCTGCATGTCTATCGTCGGCTCCGGTGGAGGCCAACCGATTTCTGCCCGGAGCAATCCAACCGCTGCAGCACGGCCTGCCACGCCGAGCATGCCCGCCGATGGCGCCGGCGCGGCGCTTGTGTGAATCTACCGCCCATCGAATCAACCAGCGCGCGGCGGGGCGTCACGATGCTTGAACTCAACGACGGCTACGAAATGCTGCTGGCCGCGGCCCGGTCATGGGGCGCCGAGGTCACCTCGCCGTGGTTCTACCTGCAGTTCGGCGTGATGCTGACCGGCGCGGGCGTCGCCTTTGCCATCGGCGCGGCCATCCGGGCCCGGACCGACCTGACCGCGCTGGCGATGGGCTGGCCCGGCCCGCTGCGGATGCTGACGCGCATCCTGATCAGCAGCGCCTCCACCGCGGCCTTCGCCGTGCTGATGACCATCGCCCGCATCGTCATGTCACACTCGACCTGGCCGAGCCGCAGCTACCTGCTCGCGGTCGCCGCCAAGCTGGCACTGGCTTGGCTGGTGATCCGGCTGGTCACCAGCGTGATCCGCAACGAGTTCATGGTCCGGCTGGTGGCGATCTCGGCCTGGCTGGTCGCCGCATTAAGTATTCTCGGCCAGCTCGGCGCCACCATCGCGCTGCTCGACTCCGTCGGCATCGAACTCGGCGACCTCCGCCTGACGCCGCTGCTGCTGATCAAGCTCGGCGTGCTGCTGGCGGTGGCGCTGTGGCTGTCGAACCTCGCCAGCAACTTCCTCGAAGGCCGCATCAACCAGGCGCACGACCTCACGCCGTCGATCCAGGTGCTGCTGGTCAAGCTGGTGCGGCTGTTGCTGATGGTGTTCGCCATCGCGCTGGTGATGGGCGCGGTCGGCATCAACCTGTCGGCGCTGGCGGTGTTCTCCGGCGCGGTCGGCGTCGGCATCGGCTTCGGCCTGCAGAAGATCGTCGCCAATTTCATCAGCGGCGTCATCCTGCTGGCCGACAAATCGGTGAAGCCCGGCGATCTCGTCACCATCGGCGACAGTTCCGGCCGCATCAGCGCGATGAACACGCGCTACATCTCGGTCGCTGCCGGCGATGGCCGCGAATTCCTGATTCCGAACGAGGACCTCATCACCCAGAAGGTGGTGAACTGGACCTACACCGACAAGGATACGCTGGTGAAGGTCAGTTTCGGTGCCAATTACGACGCCGATCCGCGCCTCGTCTGCAAGCTCGCGATCGAGGTCGCGGCGGCCTCGCCGCGCGCAAGCCTGGCCAAGCCGCCGAATTGCCTGCTGGCCGAATTCACCGAAGCCGGCATGAAGTTCGCGCTGACCTTCTGGA
Coding sequences:
- a CDS encoding mechanosensitive ion channel family protein, giving the protein MLELNDGYEMLLAAARSWGAEVTSPWFYLQFGVMLTGAGVAFAIGAAIRARTDLTALAMGWPGPLRMLTRILISSASTAAFAVLMTIARIVMSHSTWPSRSYLLAVAAKLALAWLVIRLVTSVIRNEFMVRLVAISAWLVAALSILGQLGATIALLDSVGIELGDLRLTPLLLIKLGVLLAVALWLSNLASNFLEGRINQAHDLTPSIQVLLVKLVRLLLMVFAIALVMGAVGINLSALAVFSGAVGVGIGFGLQKIVANFISGVILLADKSVKPGDLVTIGDSSGRISAMNTRYISVAAGDGREFLIPNEDLITQKVVNWTYTDKDTLVKVSFGANYDADPRLVCKLAIEVAAASPRASLAKPPNCLLAEFTEAGMKFALTFWIDSPDGMDAVKSDVMLGLWDAFKREGIRVPYPVRELRIRGGALPVENAVIEMPG